Proteins found in one Pelmatolapia mariae isolate MD_Pm_ZW linkage group LG7, Pm_UMD_F_2, whole genome shotgun sequence genomic segment:
- the LOC134631673 gene encoding major intrinsically disordered NOTCH2-binding receptor 1-like: MDISALPNNNHPEKFLQLDVGMLPATHSMFQVGAVMSSQKQWQNRIYSQREPRVTTKSSSVPHPDWSPVVFVDRYLEKHITPSTLKTNIRQNPLYMDVKSVIEQNETSHPSWTVKDYDTQTNHSNLADYLQEEDKTPKDLDFWLEDLYTPGFDSLLKRKEAERKRRLCKIISSIIVIVCALLLFIALAVVLQKNI, encoded by the exons ATGGATATTTCTGCTTTGCCCAACAATAACCACCCAGAGAAATTCCTCCAGCTAGACGTTGGGATGCTGCCAGCCACACACAGCATGTTCCAGGTTGGGGCAGTAATGTCCAGTCAGAAACAATGGCAGAACAGGATTTACTCTCAG AGGGAGCCAAGGGTAACAACCAAAAGCAGTTCTGTGCCACACCCAGACTGGAGTCCTGTGGTGTTTGTGGACAGATACCTGGAGAAGCACATCACTCCATCCACTCTGAAGACCAACATCAGACAGAACCCTCTGTACATGGATGTAAAATCAGTGATTGAGCAGAATGAGACATCACACCCTTCCTGGACTGTCAAGGACTATGACACTCAAACGAACCATAGCAATCTTGCAGACTATTTACAG gAAGAGGACAAGACTCCTAAAGATCTGGATTTCTGGCTCGAGGATCTCTACACACCGGGATTTGATTCTTTACTGAAGAGGAAAGAAGCAGAGCGCAAAAGAAGACTCTGTAAAATTATCTCTTCAATCATTGTGATTGTTTGTgcacttcttctttttattgCACTAGCTGTGGTTCTCCAAAAAAACATCTGA